One segment of Nitrospira sp. DNA contains the following:
- a CDS encoding efflux transporter outer membrane subunit, producing the protein MRSCSTAVHRLRIGLGIGGALLFGSCAWIPKGDAPAEYLEPPEMHETLAEVTSRLQQWPEDRWWEQFGSPELNDLMTHALRDNPGLKQASARLRQAQSLVKVEGARLLPFLEADASLTYERISQHGVFAALNKEVAGIKIMYGIINPLSFRYEFDFWGKNRAMLEAALGHAAAEEAETAEVRLRLTAGIARAYFRGQALQQQLTVVKSIVGIRRDLKKLAETRFQLGLDNDQPVKIAVAEYEAAFKRQAALRDQLDVQRHLLARLAGKGPDEAVHLFGKPQVTVPQQIPAPDHLAMGLLVHRPDLAAALYRAHAASRLVKVAKTQFYPTIDLTGFVGFNALTLAKGTDKLANFLFSGQSFTYGLAPGLRMPWFEGGRLRGELGAQRAEYDAAVELYNDTLLDAMREVADSLSAWQTTGEMMESHKRLLASLGADWRLAKVRLVSGLDDDREVLHHQYPMLEQEYALRALESDQLVASVDLIESLGGGYHNPDIEKRPKHNPS; encoded by the coding sequence ATGAGGTCCTGTTCCACGGCGGTGCATCGTCTGCGGATCGGTCTTGGGATCGGTGGCGCGCTGCTCTTCGGTAGTTGCGCCTGGATTCCCAAGGGTGATGCGCCAGCTGAGTATCTTGAGCCGCCGGAAATGCATGAGACGCTGGCCGAAGTGACCAGTCGGCTCCAACAATGGCCTGAGGATCGCTGGTGGGAGCAGTTCGGCAGCCCGGAGTTGAACGACCTGATGACCCACGCGCTCCGGGATAATCCTGGGCTCAAGCAGGCCTCGGCCCGTCTGCGTCAGGCGCAATCGCTCGTGAAGGTCGAAGGGGCGCGTCTCCTTCCGTTCTTGGAGGCGGATGCGTCACTCACGTACGAACGCATTTCGCAGCATGGAGTGTTTGCGGCACTGAATAAGGAAGTGGCGGGGATCAAGATCATGTACGGCATCATCAACCCGCTGAGCTTCCGGTATGAGTTCGACTTCTGGGGCAAGAACCGGGCGATGCTGGAGGCGGCACTCGGCCATGCGGCTGCCGAAGAGGCGGAAACTGCGGAGGTGCGCTTGCGACTGACCGCAGGCATTGCGCGCGCGTACTTCCGAGGGCAAGCCCTCCAACAACAGCTCACTGTGGTGAAGTCCATCGTCGGCATTCGACGCGATCTCAAGAAGCTGGCGGAGACCAGATTCCAACTGGGGTTGGACAATGATCAGCCCGTAAAAATTGCGGTGGCGGAGTATGAGGCGGCGTTCAAGCGCCAGGCGGCGCTTCGCGATCAACTCGATGTGCAGCGCCACTTGTTGGCCCGATTAGCCGGCAAAGGGCCGGACGAGGCAGTCCATTTGTTTGGGAAGCCTCAGGTCACGGTTCCGCAGCAGATTCCAGCGCCCGATCATCTGGCGATGGGGTTACTGGTTCATCGTCCGGATCTCGCTGCGGCGCTGTATCGGGCGCATGCCGCGTCGCGGTTGGTGAAGGTGGCCAAGACGCAGTTTTACCCCACGATCGATCTCACCGGTTTCGTCGGATTTAACGCCCTGACGCTGGCCAAAGGGACCGATAAATTAGCCAACTTCCTGTTCAGCGGTCAGAGTTTTACCTACGGCCTGGCGCCGGGGTTGCGCATGCCCTGGTTCGAAGGGGGACGGCTTCGTGGGGAGTTGGGCGCGCAACGCGCGGAATACGATGCGGCGGTGGAACTGTACAACGATACCTTGTTGGACGCCATGCGGGAAGTCGCGGACAGCCTGAGCGCCTGGCAGACGACCGGCGAGATGATGGAGTCGCACAAACGGCTGCTCGCCTCGCTCGGCGCCGATTGGCGGCTGGCGAAGGTGCGGCTCGTCAGCGGGCTCGACGACGATCGTGAAGTCTTGCATCATCAGTATCCGATGCTTGAGCAGGAGTATGCGTTGAGAGCATTGGAGAGCGACCAGTTGGTCGCCTCCGTTGACCTCATTGAATCGCTGGGCGGGGGCTACCACAATCCAGACATCGAAAAGCGGCCGAAACATAACCCGAGTTAA
- a CDS encoding HlyD family secretion protein, with product MTNTTTSETPNPSPSVSSTRIHPKAIRARRNRRLLVVALVVLITSIGYLVYWWTHDRFWVRTDNAYVTGNLVPVAAQASGIVTQVLYEETQFVNRGDLMIRLDEHLAYAALGRARGRLGEEVRRIAALFMTRKQLAEKLKSRTARLDLAEHDMERYQKAVPSGAVSKQIVQNTLDKIAALEAEVRETQAELDTLDAQIGGTTVEDHPAVEFAKHQLIEAHLEYVRQQIRAPVSGYVAKRKAQVGDRVQPGAPLMTIVPLDHLWVEANLRETELQHVRPGQPALVNVSLYGSKQTFHGTVEGLVPGSGSPFALLPPDNSTGNFIHIVERVPVRIALPAEELREHPIRPGLSTVTSINITESGQSVWTSLASASTAEYETDVYANELPTAESIAKEVMANNLVIAGADRLDDTAVEELDRTALTVPRSEGSVRSEGRVSLQHEAVRGQRENLPNALVPRRSPDMGASTFPLTPSIGPGSGSLGPEAGRGGVRTGSGFGMQEERRPFGGSRR from the coding sequence ATGACCAACACGACCACGTCGGAAACACCGAATCCATCACCCTCAGTCAGCTCGACAAGAATTCACCCCAAGGCCATTCGTGCCCGCCGGAATCGCCGGCTATTGGTCGTGGCCTTGGTGGTCCTGATCACCTCCATTGGCTACCTGGTCTACTGGTGGACGCATGATCGGTTCTGGGTGCGGACCGATAACGCATACGTAACCGGCAACCTGGTGCCTGTGGCGGCGCAAGCCTCCGGCATCGTCACGCAGGTCTTGTACGAGGAGACACAATTCGTCAATCGAGGCGATCTGATGATTCGCCTGGACGAACATCTGGCCTATGCGGCGTTGGGGCGTGCCCGCGGGCGATTGGGCGAGGAAGTCCGACGCATCGCTGCATTGTTTATGACGAGGAAGCAGTTGGCGGAAAAATTGAAATCGCGGACCGCTCGTTTAGATCTGGCCGAGCACGATATGGAGCGGTATCAGAAGGCGGTTCCGAGCGGTGCGGTCTCCAAACAAATTGTGCAAAACACGCTGGACAAAATCGCGGCGTTGGAAGCCGAGGTGCGGGAGACACAGGCCGAACTCGATACGCTTGATGCGCAGATCGGCGGCACAACGGTGGAGGATCATCCAGCCGTAGAATTCGCCAAGCACCAGCTCATCGAAGCGCATCTGGAGTATGTGCGCCAGCAGATCAGGGCTCCGGTGTCCGGGTATGTGGCCAAGCGCAAGGCCCAGGTCGGAGACCGCGTGCAGCCGGGCGCTCCGCTGATGACCATCGTGCCGCTGGACCATCTCTGGGTCGAGGCGAATTTGCGGGAAACCGAACTGCAGCATGTCAGGCCCGGGCAGCCGGCGTTAGTGAACGTGAGTCTGTACGGCTCGAAACAGACCTTCCATGGCACCGTTGAGGGGCTGGTGCCGGGCAGTGGAAGTCCGTTCGCCCTGCTTCCGCCGGATAATTCCACAGGAAACTTCATCCATATCGTCGAGCGCGTACCGGTGCGCATCGCCCTACCGGCGGAGGAACTTCGTGAACATCCGATCAGGCCGGGGCTCTCGACCGTGACGAGCATCAACATCACGGAGTCGGGGCAGTCCGTCTGGACGTCTCTTGCCTCCGCGTCGACCGCCGAATATGAAACCGATGTCTATGCCAACGAGTTGCCGACCGCGGAGTCCATTGCGAAAGAAGTCATGGCCAATAATCTGGTGATCGCCGGTGCCGACCGGCTGGATGACACGGCGGTTGAAGAACTGGACCGTACCGCCTTGACCGTGCCGAGAAGCGAGGGATCCGTCCGGTCGGAGGGACGGGTTTCGCTGCAGCACGAGGCTGTACGCGGACAGCGGGAAAATCTGCCGAACGCGTTGGTCCCGCGGCGAAGCCCAGATATGGGTGCCTCCACGTTTCCGCTCACGCCCTCGATCGGACCGGGCTCAGGCTCCTTGGGACCTGAAGCGGGGCGTGGGGGAGTTCGAACGGGATCCGGCTTTGGCATGCAGGAGGAGCGACGCCCGTTTGGGGGAAGCCGTCGCTAG
- a CDS encoding sigma 54-interacting transcriptional regulator has product MQNLAINYRTLLSVTNVLNSQRNRKNLFRAITEQLAKVVRWERAGITVYDMRSDAFRFYAVETNLPKVVLRSDAMIPRARSAVGWVYDHHRVHVRPHLREERLFIEDESYAQEGLGRMINLPIVVQEACLGTLNIGSIEAGHPDPDDVDFLQQVATQIGFAIAHVNAYEEINRLREQLARENVYLTEELKANQDFSMVVGRSQAFEQVLTLARQAAPTTATVMITGETGTGKEVLARAIHESSLRRERAFVRLNCAALPSGLIESELFGHERGAFTGADHQRIGRFELADGGTLFLDEIGEMPLEAQVKLLRVLQDGLVDRVGGAKPIPVDVRVIAATNANLEKAIQQGRFRSDLYYRLNVFPIHMPPLRERPEDIPVLARHFLRFHAQRLKRSCEDFDAASMERLVHYAWPGNVRELENLVERGLILCHDRWLRIDPAMINLPAASEVSPRRTLVDEERRHIVQTLTLLDWRIEGPGGAAEQLGLAPSTLRSRMYRLGIRRSPQGK; this is encoded by the coding sequence GTGCAGAACCTTGCCATAAATTACCGCACCCTTTTATCCGTCACCAATGTGCTGAATTCTCAGCGCAATCGGAAAAATCTGTTTCGCGCCATCACGGAGCAGTTGGCGAAGGTGGTTCGCTGGGAGCGAGCCGGCATCACCGTCTACGATATGCGGTCCGATGCCTTTCGTTTCTACGCCGTGGAGACGAATTTGCCGAAAGTGGTGCTCCGCAGCGATGCGATGATTCCTCGCGCGCGCAGTGCGGTGGGATGGGTCTACGATCATCATCGCGTGCACGTGCGGCCTCATCTTCGGGAAGAGCGGCTGTTCATCGAGGATGAAAGTTATGCGCAGGAAGGTCTGGGGCGCATGATTAACCTCCCCATAGTGGTACAGGAGGCCTGTCTTGGGACATTGAATATCGGCAGCATTGAGGCGGGCCATCCCGATCCGGACGATGTCGATTTTCTCCAGCAGGTCGCGACGCAGATCGGTTTTGCCATTGCGCACGTCAACGCCTATGAAGAGATCAACCGCTTGCGAGAGCAACTCGCCCGAGAAAACGTGTATCTGACCGAAGAGTTGAAGGCCAACCAGGATTTCAGCATGGTCGTGGGCCGGAGTCAGGCATTCGAGCAGGTACTGACGCTCGCGCGTCAAGCGGCCCCGACGACAGCGACGGTGATGATCACCGGGGAAACCGGAACGGGCAAGGAGGTGCTCGCGCGGGCCATTCATGAGAGCAGCCTCCGACGTGAGCGGGCGTTTGTCCGGCTAAATTGCGCGGCCTTGCCGTCCGGGCTGATTGAAAGTGAACTCTTCGGCCATGAACGGGGCGCCTTTACCGGCGCGGATCATCAGCGCATTGGACGATTCGAATTGGCCGATGGGGGCACGCTATTCCTCGACGAAATTGGTGAAATGCCTCTCGAGGCGCAGGTGAAGCTCTTGCGGGTTCTGCAGGATGGGCTGGTGGATCGAGTGGGTGGCGCCAAACCCATTCCGGTCGATGTCCGGGTGATCGCTGCGACCAATGCCAATTTGGAAAAAGCAATCCAACAAGGGCGATTTCGCAGCGATCTGTACTATCGGTTGAACGTGTTTCCCATTCATATGCCTCCACTCAGAGAGCGACCGGAGGATATCCCCGTTCTCGCCCGGCATTTCCTGCGGTTTCATGCCCAGCGGCTGAAGCGATCGTGCGAAGATTTTGATGCGGCCTCGATGGAGCGCCTGGTGCACTATGCCTGGCCGGGAAATGTGCGAGAGCTTGAAAACCTCGTGGAGCGTGGACTGATTCTCTGTCACGATCGGTGGTTACGTATTGATCCGGCCATGATTAATCTGCCGGCCGCTTCGGAAGTGAGTCCGCGCCGGACTTTGGTGGACGAAGAGCGCCGCCATATTGTTCAGACGCTGACCTTGCTCGATTGGCGAATCGAAGGGCCGGGCGGCGCGGCTGAACAATTGGGCTTGGCACCAAGTACGCTGCGCAGCCGGATGTAT